Proteins encoded by one window of Blastocatellia bacterium:
- a CDS encoding AAA family ATPase: MTQQKDVKFGSFRLSLANQCLWRNDQAISLTPKAFAVLCYLVERAGQLVSKDQLLNAVWPQTYVTDAVLKVCIREIRQALDDDARNPQFIETAHRRGYRFIGKVLTVESREPTRDKSAFASSFQPPTSKAHTTPLVGREAELRQLREWLQRALRGERQVIFITGEPGIGKTALIEAFLESLTDLPGVADDPPSVLIARGQCLDQYGSGEAYLPVLDVLGRLCRGPARELLVELLHRHAPTWLVQMPWLIKESERDGVARETLGATRERMLRELTETIEQLTLEAPLVFVLEDMHWSDYSTLDFITAMAQRREYARLMVLATYRPVEIILSGHPLKTVKQELATHRRCQEIALEFLTQSAVTEYLKACLGDDAVAHQVAPVVHQRTDGNPLFMISMVDYLLRHEMLVRDEHGWHWKMPMGEIETAVPDSIRQIIEKQVERLPADQQQVLEAMSIAGIGVEFSAAAVAALLEADVVQAEEACEKLSRRRQFIEAVGVSELPDGTVCARYGFIHQLYQNVLYDRIAPARRSRMHRQLGLAGERIFANDPSVIAGELAMHFERGREKRRAIHYLQQVAAKDVQRSANREAIAYLSRALKLAEQLPESDRPMARLELLEQRGRVYRSVGQMNKAVQDFTTMMSCAQELGRVDRQVWASLLAASAQFWINRQRCLQAVDEAAALSEQIEDELLRAHMRGYCGHWSLNLRGWRDEDAQAFIAGVAAARQANEPSWLTLHTARESYFECMRSNYLAASRAAEAGMQLALQSGEAFDYMLAKFFGAWGLLHSGQWARMKASLQRGIQMAERNGHTVWAWLFRVALAWLYQEAYDFEQARALCEPAAQYARSSPQESGQLLFKSLIVSGLTYNGLEQWQQASACFDEITAHLSNERWVMDWILNAPLHYGLAECQFRQGDLDHAQHTAEQLCELASLVPERTYLALGHRLLADVAMSRRDWHQAEAQLTCALSALKAASAPLAQWRVYATAARFYEQRRSRSKAKSYWARSAAVLHQLADSLDQADGLRHTFLNHPAVQAIFHNAQPS; this comes from the coding sequence ATGACACAACAGAAGGACGTCAAATTTGGTTCATTTCGGCTCAGCTTGGCCAATCAATGTCTGTGGCGGAACGATCAAGCGATTTCGTTAACGCCGAAGGCGTTTGCTGTGTTGTGTTATCTGGTCGAGCGGGCCGGACAGTTGGTTAGCAAAGATCAATTGCTCAACGCCGTCTGGCCTCAGACCTACGTGACGGACGCCGTGTTAAAGGTGTGTATTCGCGAGATTCGACAGGCGTTGGATGATGACGCCAGGAACCCTCAGTTTATCGAGACAGCGCATCGGCGCGGGTATCGGTTTATCGGGAAGGTCTTGACTGTAGAGTCGCGCGAGCCAACCAGGGACAAATCTGCGTTTGCCTCTTCATTTCAGCCTCCAACTTCCAAAGCGCACACAACGCCACTGGTCGGTCGAGAGGCAGAACTCAGGCAACTGCGCGAGTGGTTGCAACGCGCTTTGCGCGGCGAGCGACAGGTGATCTTCATCACCGGCGAGCCGGGCATCGGAAAGACTGCATTGATCGAAGCCTTTTTGGAGAGCCTGACGGACCTTCCAGGCGTCGCGGACGATCCTCCGTCAGTGTTGATTGCACGCGGCCAGTGCCTCGACCAATATGGTTCGGGCGAGGCTTACTTGCCCGTGTTAGACGTGCTTGGTCGGCTGTGTCGCGGGCCGGCACGTGAACTGTTAGTGGAATTGCTGCATCGTCATGCACCGACTTGGCTCGTACAGATGCCTTGGTTGATCAAAGAGAGCGAACGCGACGGCGTGGCGCGAGAAACGCTTGGCGCGACCCGCGAGCGGATGTTGCGCGAGCTGACGGAAACGATCGAGCAGCTCACGTTGGAGGCGCCTTTGGTGTTCGTGCTGGAGGATATGCACTGGAGCGATTATTCAACGCTCGATTTCATCACAGCGATGGCTCAACGGCGAGAGTACGCCCGGCTGATGGTGCTGGCCACGTATCGCCCGGTGGAAATCATTTTGAGTGGACATCCGTTGAAAACCGTGAAACAGGAACTTGCGACCCACCGCCGGTGTCAAGAAATCGCGCTTGAATTCCTCACCCAGTCAGCCGTGACCGAATACCTGAAGGCTTGCTTGGGCGATGATGCCGTGGCGCATCAGGTAGCGCCGGTTGTGCATCAGCGGACCGATGGCAATCCGCTCTTCATGATCAGTATGGTGGACTACCTGCTGAGGCACGAGATGCTCGTCCGCGACGAGCATGGCTGGCACTGGAAAATGCCAATGGGCGAGATTGAAACAGCAGTGCCTGACAGCATTCGTCAGATCATCGAAAAGCAAGTTGAGCGTCTTCCTGCCGATCAGCAGCAGGTACTAGAAGCGATGAGCATCGCCGGTATCGGCGTTGAGTTCTCCGCAGCGGCAGTGGCGGCCCTGCTGGAGGCAGATGTTGTTCAGGCTGAAGAGGCATGCGAAAAGCTGTCGCGCCGCCGCCAGTTCATTGAGGCCGTCGGCGTCAGTGAACTTCCTGATGGCACAGTCTGCGCGCGATATGGCTTCATTCATCAGCTTTATCAAAATGTGCTCTATGATCGGATTGCGCCGGCGCGTCGTAGTCGGATGCACCGCCAACTGGGGCTCGCCGGCGAGCGGATATTCGCCAATGATCCATCGGTGATTGCCGGCGAATTAGCCATGCACTTTGAGCGAGGGCGTGAAAAACGGCGGGCAATTCATTACTTGCAACAGGTGGCCGCCAAGGATGTGCAACGCTCGGCCAATCGCGAAGCGATCGCTTACCTGAGCCGGGCGTTAAAACTGGCCGAGCAACTGCCCGAGTCAGACAGGCCGATGGCGCGCCTTGAGCTGTTGGAGCAACGCGGTCGCGTCTACCGTTCAGTGGGCCAGATGAACAAAGCTGTGCAAGACTTCACAACGATGATGAGCTGCGCGCAAGAACTGGGGCGGGTAGACCGTCAGGTGTGGGCCTCGTTGCTGGCGGCCAGCGCCCAGTTCTGGATCAATCGCCAGCGGTGCTTACAAGCCGTTGATGAAGCTGCTGCGTTGAGTGAGCAGATTGAGGATGAGTTGCTGCGGGCGCACATGCGCGGCTATTGTGGGCATTGGAGCCTGAACCTGCGCGGCTGGCGCGACGAAGACGCGCAAGCGTTCATCGCCGGTGTGGCCGCAGCCCGTCAGGCCAACGAGCCTTCGTGGTTGACGCTGCACACGGCGCGTGAGAGCTATTTTGAATGCATGCGCTCGAATTACCTGGCTGCGAGCCGCGCGGCTGAGGCTGGCATGCAACTGGCGTTGCAATCAGGCGAGGCCTTTGATTACATGTTGGCCAAGTTCTTTGGCGCGTGGGGCCTGTTGCACAGCGGCCAGTGGGCTCGGATGAAAGCCTCGTTGCAGCGCGGTATCCAGATGGCCGAGCGTAACGGCCACACGGTGTGGGCGTGGTTATTCCGCGTGGCATTGGCGTGGTTGTATCAAGAGGCTTACGACTTTGAGCAGGCGCGAGCGTTATGTGAACCCGCGGCTCAATACGCCCGCAGCTCGCCGCAAGAGAGCGGACAATTACTCTTCAAAAGTTTGATCGTGTCCGGTCTGACCTATAATGGCCTCGAACAGTGGCAGCAGGCTTCAGCCTGCTTCGACGAAATCACGGCGCATCTGAGCAATGAGCGTTGGGTGATGGATTGGATTTTGAACGCGCCGTTGCACTACGGCCTGGCTGAGTGTCAGTTCCGGCAGGGTGACCTGGATCACGCGCAACATACAGCCGAACAATTGTGCGAACTGGCCTCACTTGTGCCCGAACGAACCTATCTGGCGCTGGGCCATCGCCTCTTGGCTGACGTGGCCATGAGTCGGCGAGACTGGCATCAGGCCGAAGCGCAATTGACTTGCGCGTTGAGTGCGCTGAAAGCCGCATCGGCGCCGCTAGCTCAGTGGCGCGTTTACGCAACGGCCGCACGGTTCTATGAACAACGGCGCTCACGGTCTAAGGCAAAATCCTATTGGGCACGGAGCGCGGCTGTGCTCCATCAGTTGGCCGATTCGCTCGATCAGGCTGATGGGCTGCGGCACACATTCCTCAACCATCCCGCCGTGCAAGCCATTTTCCATAACGCTCAGCCTTCCTGA
- a CDS encoding xanthine dehydrogenase family protein molybdopterin-binding subunit, which produces MAEYKWPDATERTLIGKRISRVDGPAKVSGQAKYTYDLNRPGMLYGKILHCPHAHAKIISIDTSAAEKMPGVRAVKVIQGPGTEIFWAGSEIVAVAAVDEPTARDAIRAIKVEYEKLPHLVEDTNPQAAGQMARPTAEEIKGEPDSAFQQADVTIEGEYGMPMITHCCLEAHGSVAEWENENNLLVHISTQAVSAIAGQMAGPLQIPAGNIHVKQEHIGGGFGSKFAADRWDIVAAQLSKLAGGRPVKMMLERDAELMIAGARPSSYARVKVGAKRDGTVVAWQSQSWGSGGMGGGGAPPLPYIFDIPNQRKQHTAIQNNVGSARAWRAPGHPQACLITMAALDDLAARLNMNPLDFFLKNIELTGVRANLYREQLLLAAELSGWRKHWHPRGDKSPGPIKRGLGLSIHTWGGRGHASDCDLTIYPDGSVDVKMATQDLGTGTRTVIAIVAAETLGLPLDRVRVMIGDSRFPVSGGSGGSTTVGGVASSTRRAALDALDQLFAKVAPALEATPDQLEAVGGTVRVKNNPSRQLSWAQACAKLGGMPLTVRGKNPGPGNLTNSGVGGVQIADVSVDVETGVVKINKMVAVQDCGLIIDLKTAESQCYGAMIMGISYALYEEKIMDRTTGRMLNPNLEFYKLAGLGDIGELVVHMMTGPEHDARGVIGLGEPPVVSPGAAISNAVANAIGIRVPYLPLTPERVLQALANKGGAHARV; this is translated from the coding sequence ATGGCTGAATACAAATGGCCAGACGCCACTGAACGCACACTCATTGGGAAACGCATTTCGCGCGTAGACGGCCCGGCCAAAGTGTCGGGTCAGGCCAAATACACCTACGACCTGAACCGTCCCGGCATGCTTTATGGCAAAATCCTACACTGCCCGCACGCGCATGCCAAGATCATCAGCATTGATACCAGCGCCGCCGAGAAGATGCCCGGCGTGCGAGCTGTGAAGGTGATTCAAGGGCCGGGTACAGAGATTTTCTGGGCGGGCAGTGAAATCGTCGCTGTCGCTGCTGTGGATGAGCCGACCGCGCGCGACGCCATCCGGGCAATCAAAGTTGAGTATGAGAAACTGCCTCACCTGGTCGAGGACACCAATCCGCAAGCTGCCGGTCAGATGGCCAGACCGACGGCAGAAGAGATCAAAGGCGAGCCGGACAGCGCGTTTCAACAAGCTGACGTCACGATCGAAGGAGAGTACGGCATGCCGATGATCACGCATTGCTGCCTGGAAGCGCACGGGTCGGTGGCCGAGTGGGAGAATGAAAACAACCTGCTGGTTCACATTTCGACGCAGGCTGTGTCGGCGATTGCTGGACAGATGGCCGGACCGCTGCAAATTCCTGCTGGCAACATTCACGTGAAGCAAGAGCATATCGGCGGCGGGTTCGGCAGCAAATTCGCTGCTGATCGCTGGGACATCGTCGCTGCGCAGCTTTCCAAGCTGGCCGGCGGACGACCTGTCAAGATGATGCTGGAGCGCGATGCTGAGCTGATGATCGCTGGGGCGCGCCCTTCATCCTATGCTCGCGTCAAAGTGGGCGCCAAACGTGATGGCACTGTGGTTGCCTGGCAATCGCAATCGTGGGGCAGCGGCGGCATGGGCGGCGGTGGCGCGCCGCCGTTGCCGTACATCTTCGACATTCCCAATCAACGCAAGCAACACACCGCCATCCAGAACAACGTCGGCAGCGCGCGAGCGTGGCGCGCGCCGGGGCATCCGCAAGCCTGTTTGATCACGATGGCGGCGCTCGACGACCTGGCCGCGCGCTTGAACATGAACCCGCTCGATTTCTTTCTCAAGAACATCGAACTGACCGGAGTGCGAGCCAATCTCTATCGTGAGCAATTGCTGCTGGCTGCCGAATTAAGCGGATGGAGAAAGCACTGGCATCCGCGCGGCGACAAATCGCCCGGCCCGATCAAACGTGGCCTGGGTCTTTCAATTCACACCTGGGGTGGACGCGGGCATGCTAGTGATTGTGATCTGACCATCTATCCTGACGGTTCTGTGGATGTCAAGATGGCTACACAAGACCTCGGCACCGGCACGCGCACGGTCATTGCCATCGTGGCGGCAGAGACGCTTGGGCTGCCGCTGGACCGAGTCCGGGTGATGATCGGGGACTCTCGTTTTCCTGTCTCTGGCGGCTCCGGCGGCAGCACGACCGTCGGCGGCGTGGCATCGTCAACGCGACGGGCGGCCCTCGATGCGCTCGATCAACTATTCGCCAAAGTCGCACCGGCGCTGGAGGCAACACCGGACCAACTGGAAGCCGTCGGCGGAACGGTTCGCGTCAAGAACAACCCAAGCCGCCAATTAAGCTGGGCGCAAGCGTGCGCCAAACTGGGCGGCATGCCGCTGACTGTCAGAGGCAAGAATCCCGGTCCGGGTAACCTGACCAATAGCGGCGTAGGGGGGGTGCAAATCGCCGACGTTTCCGTAGATGTGGAAACCGGCGTCGTCAAGATCAACAAGATGGTCGCTGTGCAAGATTGCGGCTTGATCATTGATCTGAAGACGGCTGAGAGCCAATGCTACGGCGCGATGATTATGGGCATCAGCTACGCGCTCTATGAGGAGAAGATCATGGATCGTACCACAGGCCGCATGCTCAATCCGAACCTAGAATTTTACAAGCTGGCCGGCCTTGGCGACATCGGCGAGCTGGTCGTTCACATGATGACCGGACCGGAGCATGATGCACGCGGCGTCATCGGGCTGGGCGAGCCGCCGGTGGTTTCGCCGGGCGCGGCGATTTCCAATGCAGTGGCCAACGCTATAGGAATTCGCGTGCCCTATCTGCCGCTGACGCCTGAGCGTGTCTTGCAAGCGTTGGCCAACAAAGGAGGTGCCCATGCGCGCGTTTGA
- a CDS encoding YncE family protein translates to MKQTRQWMNLLKLTACLAVGVALLKVYLPGGGTEAQAVRFPGPTSSQPLALSADDSLLVVANADNDTVSLFDVNPGAGELTRLAEIPVQDEPNGVAILPNGTRAYAANTVSGTVSVINVVNRRVITNIPVGTEPYGLALTPNGRKLYVTNSRSNSVSVIDTATNQVIRTIENVGQEPRGLAITNNGDFNDLDETVYVTQFLSLPRAVGKLDGEDDSKVALVTVLSTTTDSIVSTAVLQPIADTGFRAAGDAINRIAPANPPQFTFVTGAYPNQLNNVAIKGNFAYLPNTGASPNGPVRFNVNTQSLLHVLDRATNRDALQTINMHLAVARQPAGLEKLFITQPWAMAFKNRTNEGFVVSAASNIAVKISVNPTTGAPTVVNNPATGRVLDIRVGKNPRGIVINSIDTRAYVMNFISRDVTVIDLTRTPEAAIATVRSAALPQPGTLEDRIHIGKELYNTSVGEFDPAPGTTTPLVGRMSSEGWGSCASCHPFGLSDNVVWIFAAGPRRTIPQHTDFDQTDPQREQDRLYNWSAIFDEEEDFELNIRNVSGGQGLIVLADGVTPDPNVNAFAPANRNRNQVKVRGVGAWDAMRTFIAFGIRAPISPLRKNDPDVIEGERIFRANNCQQCHGGPQWTSAIRNFTPPPAANQLSNGQFVGVLRRVGTFDPTLKNEVRANAAPPLGADGFAPASLLSLFAFPRTFLHGGAVDSLEAVLNNVEHRSAGTGVDLLDDPEQRRKLIRFILSIDARTPPINP, encoded by the coding sequence ATGAAACAGACACGACAATGGATGAACCTTTTGAAACTCACCGCTTGCCTCGCTGTCGGCGTTGCTCTCCTGAAGGTTTATTTGCCGGGAGGCGGCACTGAGGCGCAAGCTGTTCGTTTTCCCGGGCCGACGTCTTCGCAACCATTGGCCCTCAGCGCCGACGATAGCCTGCTGGTCGTCGCCAATGCCGACAATGACACCGTATCGCTCTTTGATGTCAATCCGGGTGCCGGTGAGTTGACCCGCCTGGCGGAAATCCCTGTGCAGGATGAACCCAATGGTGTCGCTATATTGCCTAACGGCACGCGCGCCTATGCGGCCAACACGGTCAGCGGCACGGTTTCCGTGATCAATGTGGTGAACCGCCGCGTGATCACCAATATCCCAGTAGGCACAGAACCCTACGGGCTGGCCTTGACGCCCAATGGGCGAAAGCTCTATGTGACCAACTCGCGATCCAACTCGGTCTCCGTCATTGATACAGCCACCAATCAGGTCATCAGGACAATTGAGAATGTTGGCCAGGAACCGCGTGGTTTGGCGATCACTAATAACGGTGACTTCAATGATCTGGATGAAACCGTCTACGTCACGCAATTTCTCTCGTTGCCGCGTGCCGTGGGTAAACTGGATGGCGAAGATGACAGCAAAGTCGCACTGGTCACAGTGCTGTCTACCACCACCGACTCGATCGTCAGCACAGCGGTGTTGCAACCGATTGCCGACACTGGCTTCCGCGCTGCCGGCGATGCCATCAATCGGATTGCGCCGGCCAACCCGCCTCAATTCACCTTCGTCACCGGCGCCTATCCTAATCAATTGAACAATGTGGCCATCAAAGGCAACTTCGCTTATCTGCCCAACACCGGCGCCTCGCCCAATGGTCCGGTTCGGTTCAACGTCAATACACAAAGTTTGCTGCACGTTCTTGACCGCGCCACCAATCGCGATGCCTTGCAAACCATCAACATGCACCTGGCTGTGGCGCGCCAGCCAGCAGGCTTGGAAAAACTCTTCATTACACAGCCGTGGGCGATGGCCTTTAAGAATCGGACGAACGAAGGATTTGTCGTCAGCGCCGCCAGCAATATCGCAGTTAAAATCTCGGTCAATCCCACTACGGGCGCGCCCACCGTCGTTAACAATCCAGCCACCGGCCGGGTGCTCGACATCAGGGTCGGCAAGAACCCACGTGGTATCGTCATCAACTCGATTGACACGCGGGCTTACGTGATGAATTTCATCTCGCGCGACGTGACTGTCATTGATCTGACGCGCACACCAGAGGCCGCCATCGCCACAGTTCGCTCAGCCGCCCTGCCGCAGCCAGGGACGCTCGAAGACCGTATTCACATCGGCAAGGAACTGTATAACACGTCGGTCGGCGAGTTCGATCCGGCGCCCGGCACGACCACGCCGCTTGTTGGCCGCATGTCGTCGGAAGGCTGGGGCAGTTGCGCTTCATGTCACCCGTTTGGTCTGAGCGACAATGTCGTGTGGATTTTCGCTGCCGGCCCCCGCCGCACGATTCCTCAACACACCGACTTTGACCAAACCGACCCGCAGCGCGAACAAGACCGGCTCTACAACTGGTCAGCCATCTTTGATGAAGAAGAGGACTTTGAACTGAATATCCGAAACGTGTCGGGTGGCCAGGGACTAATCGTGCTGGCCGATGGCGTCACGCCGGACCCCAATGTCAACGCCTTTGCGCCAGCTAATAGAAACCGAAATCAGGTGAAAGTGCGCGGCGTCGGCGCTTGGGATGCGATGCGGACATTCATCGCGTTTGGCATTCGCGCGCCAATCTCGCCGCTACGCAAAAACGATCCCGATGTCATCGAAGGCGAGCGCATCTTTCGCGCCAATAATTGTCAACAGTGCCACGGCGGCCCACAGTGGACATCAGCCATACGAAACTTCACGCCGCCGCCGGCTGCTAATCAACTGAGCAATGGACAATTTGTCGGCGTGCTCCGCAGGGTTGGCACGTTCGATCCAACGCTCAAGAATGAAGTGCGCGCCAACGCAGCACCGCCATTGGGCGCTGACGGCTTTGCGCCTGCTTCATTACTCTCGCTGTTTGCCTTCCCGCGCACCTTCTTGCACGGGGGCGCTGTGGATTCGCTCGAAGCGGTATTGAATAACGTTGAACATCGCAGCGCGGGCACCGGCGTTGATCTGCTGGATGATCCGGAACAGCGACGCAAACTGATCCGCTTTATCCTCTCGATTGACGCGCGGACGCCGCCGATCAATCCATGA
- a CDS encoding phosphomannose isomerase type II C-terminal cupin domain: protein MLKRADEAVNLYDERPWGAYWVLEDADTHKVKRIEVRPGQRLSYQKHAKRSEHWFIIRGTAKVTLDGQDFIRKAGEPIDVPAGTAHRIENIGQDVLTFIEVQYGSYFGEDDIIRLQDDYGRVQ from the coding sequence GTGCTAAAGCGCGCCGATGAAGCAGTCAATCTTTACGACGAGCGGCCCTGGGGCGCTTACTGGGTCCTTGAAGATGCAGACACGCATAAAGTCAAACGCATCGAGGTGCGACCGGGCCAACGCCTCAGCTACCAAAAGCATGCGAAACGCTCCGAGCATTGGTTCATTATCAGAGGGACGGCCAAGGTCACGTTGGACGGACAAGACTTCATCCGCAAAGCCGGAGAACCGATTGACGTGCCGGCTGGCACAGCCCATCGCATTGAGAACATCGGGCAGGATGTGTTGACCTTCATCGAAGTGCAATATGGTAGCTACTTCGGTGAAGATGACATTATCCGGCTGCAGGATGATTACGGGCGCGTTCAATAG
- a CDS encoding (2Fe-2S)-binding protein encodes MKHEDQQSQQSGASLSRRDFLKVSGLSLSVPLVIGHRTITVAGAEVVLYGPGKVPVSLTVNGKKYTAELEPRVTLLEALRDHFDLTGAKRVCDRASCGACTVLIDGKPVYACSVLAIEAQGQPITTVEGLMQGEALHPIQQAFVENDAQQCGFCTPGFVVACQALLNQHPNPTPEQIRQGLGGNLCRCGTYVGVQAALMQAAKARKGGQTNG; translated from the coding sequence ATGAAGCATGAGGATCAGCAGTCGCAGCAATCGGGCGCAAGCCTATCGCGTCGTGATTTTTTGAAAGTGTCAGGGCTTTCGTTGTCGGTCCCGCTTGTCATCGGCCATCGCACGATCACCGTCGCCGGAGCTGAGGTTGTGCTGTACGGGCCTGGGAAAGTGCCCGTTTCGCTCACGGTGAACGGCAAGAAATACACAGCCGAGCTTGAGCCACGTGTGACGCTGTTGGAAGCGCTTCGTGACCACTTCGATTTGACCGGCGCCAAGCGCGTGTGCGACCGCGCCAGTTGCGGCGCCTGCACTGTTCTGATAGACGGCAAGCCAGTGTACGCCTGTTCAGTGCTGGCTATTGAAGCGCAAGGTCAGCCAATCACCACGGTTGAAGGATTGATGCAAGGCGAAGCGCTCCATCCGATTCAACAGGCCTTTGTCGAAAATGACGCCCAACAGTGCGGATTCTGCACGCCGGGATTTGTCGTCGCTTGTCAGGCGCTACTGAATCAACATCCTAATCCGACGCCGGAACAAATCCGACAGGGCTTGGGCGGCAACCTGTGCCGTTGTGGCACCTATGTCGGCGTGCAAGCCGCTCTGATGCAGGCTGCAAAAGCGCGCAAAGGAGGGCAAACCAATGGCTGA
- a CDS encoding M10 family metallopeptidase domain-containing protein yields the protein MIKQQRPSAKQRQPIPLNLRRSSITLMLITLVLLAVPLSPVVPKGPVASTEAEYDRALIRIAEAGLYVRRMVDGELVCREATAEEAAMVKSRDPDYPVMPIRPIRFYHQQDGLKIVLRGTPQLDRFPEAREAFIRAAAAWEERVQTPITVVIDVDYGPTWFGQTYPSGVLGATDPQMIGRTGNYGEVRSRLIQRTPDTHEALIYGALPSGALTADIGSINSVMAPSPVFRALGLLPPVADPAGEKSQLGDPPAIGFNSNFRFDLDPNNGIERGRFDFNAIAIHEIGHALGFSSLTGYRELDRRFPLALSVWDLFRFRPGVTMASFTGAARILSAGGEHVFFVGGEEIPLSTGRPDGSGGDGNQASHWKDNTLIGRFIGVMDPTIAPGERETLTVNDWLALDFFGYHLRTTFNPTEELSTDDGTSEQAVSVNGALIVNRLTPTRYPARLQAVRLYWEAFAGLPNPSGSQVRLIVFTDPTGSGRPPNNPQRAVDQMVTIPSVTNAGAFVDYQINNGPTLTSGDFYVGFQAPSPAGGVAFAADSNGIQRRRAYFSVNNGASFQGPLVLVDGRGNQTPVNILIRAVVAR from the coding sequence ATGATCAAGCAGCAACGACCTTCTGCGAAGCAGCGTCAGCCCATTCCACTGAATCTGCGCCGCTCAAGCATCACCCTCATGCTTATAACGCTGGTGTTGCTGGCCGTTCCGCTTTCGCCTGTGGTTCCCAAAGGACCAGTTGCATCAACTGAGGCAGAGTATGATCGGGCGCTGATCAGAATTGCTGAAGCTGGCCTCTATGTGCGCCGCATGGTGGACGGAGAATTGGTCTGCCGAGAAGCAACGGCAGAAGAAGCCGCGATGGTCAAGTCGCGCGACCCCGATTACCCAGTGATGCCAATTCGCCCAATCCGGTTCTACCACCAGCAGGATGGCTTGAAGATTGTCCTGCGCGGCACGCCGCAACTAGACCGTTTTCCCGAAGCCAGAGAAGCGTTCATCCGCGCGGCAGCCGCTTGGGAAGAGCGCGTGCAGACACCGATCACAGTGGTCATTGATGTGGATTACGGACCGACCTGGTTTGGGCAAACGTATCCTTCTGGCGTTCTAGGCGCGACAGACCCACAGATGATCGGTCGCACAGGCAACTATGGTGAGGTGCGTTCGCGGCTGATTCAACGGACACCGGATACACACGAAGCGTTGATTTACGGCGCATTGCCAAGCGGCGCGTTGACTGCTGACATTGGTTCCATCAATTCGGTCATGGCGCCTTCGCCGGTGTTTCGTGCGCTTGGCTTGTTGCCGCCGGTGGCTGATCCTGCCGGAGAGAAGAGTCAATTGGGCGACCCGCCGGCCATTGGCTTCAACTCCAATTTCAGATTCGACCTGGACCCCAACAACGGTATCGAGCGAGGCCGCTTCGATTTCAACGCCATTGCCATTCATGAGATCGGACACGCCTTAGGATTTAGCTCGCTCACCGGCTACCGAGAACTTGACCGTCGGTTTCCGTTGGCTCTCAGTGTGTGGGACCTGTTCCGTTTTCGGCCAGGTGTCACGATGGCTTCATTCACCGGCGCGGCGCGGATTCTTTCTGCTGGCGGCGAGCACGTCTTCTTTGTTGGCGGCGAAGAGATACCCCTTTCGACCGGCCGACCCGATGGCTCAGGCGGCGATGGTAATCAAGCGAGTCACTGGAAAGATAACACGCTCATCGGCCGATTTATCGGCGTGATGGACCCAACCATTGCGCCCGGTGAACGAGAAACGCTCACTGTGAATGATTGGTTGGCGCTCGATTTTTTTGGTTATCACCTAAGAACCACGTTCAATCCCACCGAAGAGTTATCCACCGACGACGGCACGAGCGAACAGGCCGTCTCCGTTAATGGCGCGTTGATCGTCAATCGGTTGACGCCGACGCGATACCCTGCCCGGTTGCAAGCCGTTCGCCTCTACTGGGAGGCATTTGCAGGTCTGCCTAATCCGAGTGGTTCGCAAGTTCGTCTGATTGTTTTCACCGATCCGACCGGCTCAGGCCGACCTCCCAATAACCCGCAGCGGGCTGTGGATCAAATGGTCACCATTCCCAGTGTGACGAATGCCGGCGCGTTCGTTGATTACCAGATCAACAATGGCCCGACCCTGACCAGCGGGGATTTCTATGTTGGATTCCAAGCGCCGTCGCCCGCCGGCGGTGTCGCTTTCGCGGCTGATTCCAACGGCATTCAACGGCGGCGCGCTTACTTCTCTGTCAACAATGGAGCGAGTTTTCAAGGTCCGCTGGTGTTGGTTGATGGACGCGGCAATCAGACGCCGGTCAATATCCTGATTCGGGCTGTGGTGGCGCGCTAG